The following is a genomic window from Polaribacter atrinae.
ATCAGTAAAAATAAATTTAATAGGGTAATAGTGTCTTAAATAATATGGGAAATAAGGTTAGTGAAATAGGTCTTTTTTTTAGGTTGATAACTTAAGTTTTAAAGGAGTTGGATAAAGAACTTTAGTGCTTTTTAACTTTAAAAATATTCAAAATAACTTATATTTGCTTAGTTAAATGTTTATAAAAGTCAAAAAAAAATGTCTACGAATACAGAGTCCAGAATAGAAGATTTCATGCAGTTGGTTGAACAAAGAAACAGCCATGAAACGGAATTTTTACAAGCAGTGAGAGAAGTAGCCGAAACCTTAATTCCTTTTATTGTTGAAAATAAAAAGTATTACGGAAAAAACCTTTTATTAAGAATGGTAGAGCCTGAGAGATTAATTTCTTTTAGAGTAACATGGACAGATGATAGTGGAGAGATAAGGGTTAATAGAGGGTATAGAATACAAATGAATTCTGCTATTGGACCATATAAAGGTGGTTTGAGATTTCACCCTTCTGTAAATGCTAGTATTCTAAAATTTTTGGCTTTTGAACAAGTATTTAAAAACTCTTTAACAACATTGCCAATGGGTGGTGGTAAAGGAGGTTCTGATTTTGATCCAAAAGGAAAATCTGATCGTGAGATTATGAATTTTTGTCAAAATTTTATGAGTGAATTGCAAAAACATATTGGACAACATATAGATGTACCAGCAGGAGATATTGGAGTTGGCGCAAGAGAGATTGGCTACATGTTTGGAATGTATAAAAAATTGAAAACAGAATTTACAGGAGTTCTAACAGGAAAAGGAGTTGCTTATGGTGGTTCATTAATAAGACCAGAAGCTACAGGTTATGGAAACGTGTATTTTGCAGAAGCTATGCTGAAACTTAAAAACGAATCTTTTAAAGGAAAAAATGTAGTTATTTCTGGTTCTGGTAATGTTGCACAATATGCAGCAGAAAAAGCGATTCAATTTGGAGCAAAGGTATTAACACTTTCTGATTCTGGAGGTTATATTTATGATG
Proteins encoded in this region:
- the gdhA gene encoding NADP-specific glutamate dehydrogenase; translation: MSTNTESRIEDFMQLVEQRNSHETEFLQAVREVAETLIPFIVENKKYYGKNLLLRMVEPERLISFRVTWTDDSGEIRVNRGYRIQMNSAIGPYKGGLRFHPSVNASILKFLAFEQVFKNSLTTLPMGGGKGGSDFDPKGKSDREIMNFCQNFMSELQKHIGQHIDVPAGDIGVGAREIGYMFGMYKKLKTEFTGVLTGKGVAYGGSLIRPEATGYGNVYFAEAMLKLKNESFKGKNVVISGSGNVAQYAAEKAIQFGAKVLTLSDSGGYIYDEDGIDAEKLNQVMYIKNEKRGRISEYLEEYPKAKYFKGERPWSVKCDIALPCATQNELNGEEAKTLIDNGCICVSEGANMPSTPEAVHEYQKAKILYAPGKASNAGGVATSGLEMSQNSLRLNWSREEVDERLKEIMQKIHDSCVEHGKNEDGTVDYIKGANIAGFVKIADAMLAQGVV